A single Blastococcus colisei DNA region contains:
- a CDS encoding amino acid ABC transporter permease: MSQQTVLYDAQGPRARRRTAIGTVIAVLVLAGLAYVVIDRLIERNQFSMEKWGPLIDPSNEAFDAVWRLLGEGVVNTLRAAAIAMLLSVVLGTLIAVARLSAGRAGRIPLIGLVELFRGLPVVVLVYFGVRVLPDVGVDLRELPGGQELWGLVIGLTAYNMVIFAEVVRAGVASLPKGQREAALATGLTNGQTMRIVLLPQAFRVMLPAIISQLIVVLKDTSLVTFIANYDELLSQGESIRRNLDNPIQTFIVIALMYITINYLLGRLAQYIQRRQARASARVAEVTDAGANVPVGGGA, from the coding sequence ATGAGCCAGCAGACGGTGCTCTACGACGCGCAGGGCCCCCGGGCCCGCCGGCGGACGGCGATCGGCACGGTCATCGCCGTGCTCGTCCTCGCCGGACTGGCCTACGTCGTCATCGACCGGCTCATCGAGCGGAACCAGTTCTCCATGGAGAAGTGGGGACCGCTGATCGACCCGAGCAACGAAGCCTTCGACGCCGTGTGGCGACTGCTCGGCGAGGGCGTGGTCAACACCCTGCGCGCCGCGGCGATCGCCATGCTCCTGTCGGTCGTGCTCGGCACGCTCATCGCGGTGGCCCGGCTCTCCGCGGGCCGGGCCGGCCGCATCCCGCTGATCGGCCTGGTCGAGCTCTTCCGCGGACTCCCGGTCGTGGTGCTCGTGTACTTCGGCGTGCGCGTGCTCCCGGACGTCGGTGTCGACCTGCGGGAACTCCCGGGAGGGCAGGAGCTCTGGGGCCTGGTCATCGGCCTGACCGCCTACAACATGGTGATCTTCGCCGAGGTCGTGCGGGCCGGCGTCGCCTCCCTGCCGAAGGGGCAGCGCGAGGCCGCGCTGGCCACCGGGCTCACGAACGGCCAGACGATGCGCATCGTGCTGCTGCCGCAGGCGTTCCGGGTGATGCTGCCGGCGATCATCAGCCAGCTCATCGTCGTCCTGAAGGACACCTCGCTGGTCACCTTCATCGCCAACTACGACGAGCTGCTCAGCCAGGGCGAGAGCATCCGGCGGAACCTGGACAACCCCATCCAGACCTTCATCGTGATCGCCTTGATGTACATCACGATCAACTACCTGCTGGGCCGGCTGGCGCAGTACATCCAGCGCCGCCAGGCGAGAGCCTCCGCCAGGGTGGCGGAGGTGACCGACGCGGGCGCGAACGTCCCTGTCGGTGGTGGCGCCTGA
- a CDS encoding amino acid ABC transporter permease: MSPVFENLDLFWDGYLTSLSICLWALVGSLPLGVLIAGCRVSPVPPLQWFGTFWVTTFRNTPLTVVLFFCAFGLPEIGINNSFFFFGVLGLVLYTSAFVCEAVRSGINSVSAGQAEAARSIGLNFTQGLRFVVLPQALRTVVPPLGSVLIAMFKNSAVVGAFGVGGDLWSTGATLNSARGLETLPVFVGVAVFYLMITLPAGAVLQVLERKVAIAR, from the coding sequence GTGAGTCCGGTCTTCGAGAACCTGGACCTGTTCTGGGACGGGTACCTGACGTCGTTGAGCATCTGCCTGTGGGCGCTCGTCGGCTCCCTGCCCTTGGGCGTGCTGATCGCCGGATGCCGGGTCTCCCCGGTGCCGCCGCTGCAGTGGTTCGGCACCTTCTGGGTGACAACCTTCCGCAACACCCCGCTGACGGTCGTCCTGTTCTTCTGCGCGTTCGGGTTGCCCGAGATCGGGATCAACAACAGCTTCTTCTTCTTCGGCGTGCTGGGGCTGGTGCTCTACACGTCGGCGTTCGTCTGCGAGGCGGTGCGCTCGGGCATCAACTCCGTCTCGGCGGGCCAGGCCGAGGCGGCGCGCTCGATCGGGCTCAACTTCACCCAGGGACTGCGCTTCGTCGTCCTGCCGCAGGCGCTGCGCACGGTCGTGCCGCCGCTCGGCAGCGTTCTCATCGCCATGTTCAAGAACTCGGCCGTGGTCGGCGCGTTCGGTGTCGGCGGTGACCTCTGGAGCACCGGCGCGACGCTGAACAGTGCCCGGGGACTGGAGACGCTGCCCGTGTTCGTCGGCGTCGCCGTCTTCTACCTCATGATCACGCTGCCCGCCGGAGCGGTCCTGCAGGTCCTCGAGCGCAAGGTGGCGATCGCGCGATGA